Within Xiphophorus hellerii strain 12219 chromosome 10, Xiphophorus_hellerii-4.1, whole genome shotgun sequence, the genomic segment AAGTGGAACAGGAGTGAAAAACACCAGGAAGCATATCAAGTAGTCTTCATTGATTGAGTTTGATTTTCAGGTATAAATAGCCATAAAGTGACATCTAGTGGTTAATTTATCCAATTGCACAACATTACACACCAGAAATGCAGATAAATGTCACCACACAGAAGAGTAAAACatacctttttttaaatctttgctctaaattatatattttctagGCTTTTGACATCTTATGCGTTCTCAATATCTGGATAAACATTTATGGAGCATATTTATATAAGTGAACAAGACAGACATTGTTTTTTCTATAAGGATATAACACAGAATAGATAGATAAAACTCTAActtttacaaatgacaaaatgttttgactACGAGAGATTTCTGTGTCAGCTGTAGTAGCCGTATTTCACCAGCAGGGGTCAGTCTTTAACTGCGTTCCTCACAGCTAAAGCCCGAGAaacttagaaaacatttttacttttgaggattttttctttctccagttACATTTAAACTAACTTAtcattcaaagaaaaaacaagtgtGAATTTATTTGACTGCTCAACTTATATTTGACTAATAAACAGCAAAGCCACATCCATGCCAGTGACCTCAATTAATACTTCTTCGCCTTGGCGAAAAACACCCCAGTCACATCATCGACTCCGACCCGCATATCCTGAGGCAGAGTGTAGACTTCAAGCCTGATCAGGGTATAACCGGTTTCCCTCAAACTCTCACAGACCTGGGCTTCATTCAGGGGGACCACAGGGATCCTCACCCCTGGACCACCGAAATAATAACTCTCTCCCAGGGCTCCGATCAGCATAAGGTGGCCCCCGGGACGAAGCAGCTTCCCGATGTGACCCAGCGCCCTGGTGAAGGCGGGGAGGTCGGGGCTGACGCTCTCCAGGCAGAAGCAGGACACCAGGCAGTCGGCCCCGGCTGACGGAAGCGAGTCCGGAGCCACAGGCTGGGAAGAGTGCACGTCAACCGGAAGGATGTCCGACACGACTTGACGCAGCCGGGTAGCTTTCTCAGGCCAAGCTGAGGATCTGGTAAAACAGCGCATAACAATCATCAACTTACATGCAATCAGGCAGCAAATAGAGTGTCGTATAAGTATTCATACACCTTGAATGTGTTTTATCGTGATTATATGTGTTAGAGGAGAGAACCAAACTCCTTGACTCATTGTTCTACACTTAAGACAAATTATTGGATCATTAGCAGGATTTTGTAAAACTTGACCCTACTTAGAAGTTAATTCATAAGTTTTATTCAGGTTTTTAGCACCCCTCTCTGTGTTAGATAACACAAAGCTAAACGTTACCCTGTGCACAAAATTCCCCTCTACTGGTAGCATCACGCAGTGAGGACGCTTTTGTTCAGTCGTATTTAGCCAAATTTTAACCACAAATTCATggtattttactattttatagTTCAACTCAAAGTAGTGCatcattttgaagtggaaggaaacaaTAGCCATAGTTTCCAAAGagcttttgtaattttgtatttgtattcaggCCCAAAATGAGTGTTTTGGGATACGTCTCTACTATCTTGGCACATCTAACGCCCAAAACTGTTGGCCAGGGTTATTTGTAAATTTCATAAAGCTCAGTCCAAAAGGATGGTGAACATCTGTGAGCGAGTTTATTAGTCTCAACACACATTCTCAATTGTAATGGACTTTGATTGGATAATTCTTACACATTAATTTGctttatatacatataaatagcACACTGTCTGAGTTTGACAATCATTTTTCCCTTCAGTTTCTTAcaatgcactactttgtgttggtgtgttgcATTTAAATTTGAGGTAGTAGTCTGTCAAGATATgcaaatcatttctttttatcaagACACTTTCATACCGTCGGCCCTCCAGCTGGCAGACATGCTCCAAGTAGGGAGTCCAGTCCAGGCTGCATCCTCCCTCATCCTGAAGCCAGCGCCGCAGCTCCCGTCGGTTGATCTCCAAGAAATCTGTCAGGATCAGTTTGTTGAAAACTTCACAGCCACTCATCACCTGATAAAAAGTGGGACCTGATCCGATGTCCACCAGGAGCTCACCGCTCACATCCCCtgggaggaagagggagaagaaaaaagaaataaagttgcAGCAGAGACGCCTTAGAGTAGCACGAAAGTTCAACATTTCTTAAACACGTCAGATATGAT encodes:
- the pnmt gene encoding phenylethanolamine N-methyltransferase — translated: MMEEKGKENGIAAMAACYQKFDPAAYLQYNYTPPRADFSRKDSIVPWKLACLHRAFTEGDVSGELLVDIGSGPTFYQVMSGCEVFNKLILTDFLEINRRELRRWLQDEGGCSLDWTPYLEHVCQLEGRRSSAWPEKATRLRQVVSDILPVDVHSSQPVAPDSLPSAGADCLVSCFCLESVSPDLPAFTRALGHIGKLLRPGGHLMLIGALGESYYFGGPGVRIPVVPLNEAQVCESLRETGYTLIRLEVYTLPQDMRVGVDDVTGVFFAKAKKY